A window of the Trichoderma asperellum chromosome 6, complete sequence genome harbors these coding sequences:
- the MLAC1 gene encoding Laccase 1 (EggNog:ENOG41~antiSMASH:Cluster_6.9~CAZy:AA1~SECRETED:SignalP(1-21)), with protein MMIRFPCVLLLAHLLYTNAWAKTVQETLRITWDEGAPNGQSRQLIHTNGQFPSPTLVWDEGDDVEVTVINNMDKNVTVHWHGLDQKNSPWADGTPGLSQRPIQPGKEFVYKFKASPPGNHWYHSHEKMSLVDGLYGAIHIRPKQNRTGLWSQIVSDQKDIEAMEKAARDPEYLVVSDWSQYTSEEYWKISTDSGMLIFCLDSILVNGKGELYCPGQKFLESELAPGLVDDAFPPGTQVSDKGCFPANLDQIQGGPWNITKRPDLIPPRVLEGCVPSKHENASIVVDPKKNNGWVSMHIVAAATIAQIAFSIDEHEFWLYEVDGNYVNPKKFVSAVMSAGETFSIMVKLDKKPGKYTMRIPNSGVSQVLGGYAEMIYDGHWQDERSEKPYLSFGGNPVSPEVEENSYFPWQLDTDHMSPWPANKPRPGKADEEHLLAIGRVGAPYNYTMNTKYLYPVDFQNNDPLLFYPNATIGTENENLVIRTKNGSWVDLILQVSTLPGDTSAFEHFIHKHGSKTWRIGFGTGVWNYTSVEEAIKERPKDFNLETPGLRDTWLTAFSVSGEAYWSVFRYYVDNPGPWLFHCHIELHFMGGMGIAILDGVDAWPENIPSEYKLD; from the exons atgatgattcgCTTTCCGTGCGTGCTTCTATTAGCACATCTTCTTTACACTAACGCTTGGGCAAAGACTGTCCAGGAAACTCTGCGCATTACCTGGGACGAGGGGGCCCCCAATGGACAGAGTAGACAACTTATTCACACCAATGGACAATTTCCTAGTCCAACGCTTGTCTGGGACGAAGGGGACGATGTTGAA GTAACCGTTATTAACAACATGGACAAAAACGTGACCGTCCATTGGCACGGCCTGGA CCAAAAAAATAGTCCTTGGGCTGATGGTACACCCGGTCTTAGTCAACGCCCGATCCAGCCCGGAAAGGAATTTGTATACAAATTCAAAGCATCTCCTCCAGGAAATCACTGGTACCACTCCCATGAGAAAATGTCTCTCGTCGATGGACTTTATGGAGCAATTCATATCAG ACCAAAACAAAACCGCACAGGGCTTTGGAGCCAGATAGTTAGCGATCAAAAAGATATCGAAGCCATGGAGAAAGCTGCACGAGATCCAGAATATCTAGTAGTATCTGATTGGAGCCAGTATACTTCTGAAGAGTACTGGAAGATATCTACTGATTCGGGCATGCTAATCTT CTGTCTTGACAGTATTTTAGTTAACGGAAAAGGAGAACTTTATTGTCCAGGCCAAAAGTTCCTCGAATCAGAGCTTGCTCCCGGCCTAGTTGACGATGCTTTCCCACCTGGCACACAGGTCTCAGATAAAGG ATGTTTCCCAGCAAATCTTGATCAAATCCAAGGTGGTCCTTGGAACATCACTAAACGTCCAGATCTAATACCACCACGTGTTCTGGAAGGCTGCGTGCCATCCAAGCATGAAAATGCATCAATAGTTGTTGATCCGAAAAAGAATAACGGCTGGGTTAGCATGCACATTGTAGCAGCTGCCACTATCGCTCAGATTGCCTTTTCTATCGACGAACACGAATTTTGGTTGTACGAAGTTGACGGAAACTACGTTAATCCAAAGAAATTTGTCTCCGCGGTAATGTCCGCTGGTGAGACGTTCTCGATAATGGTCAAACTTGATAAAAAACCAGGAAAGTACACGATGCGCATTCCTAACTCTGGGGTTTCACAAGTATTGGGAGGATATGCTGAAATGATATATGATGGACATTGGCAAGACGAGAGATCGGAGAAGCCATATTTGTCATTTGGCGGCAACCCCGTCTCACCAGAAGTTGAGGAAAATTCCTACTTTCCATGGCAGCTGGACACAGATCACATGTCACCGTGGCCTGCAAATAAGCCTCGGCCGGGTAAGGCGGACGAGGAACATCTGCTGGCGATTGGCCGTGTTGGTGCGCCATACAATTACACTATGAACACCAAGTACCTATATCCCGTTGACTTTCAAAACAACGATCCGTTGCTATTCTATCCCAATGCAACTATTGGAACCGAGAATGAGAACCTAGTGATCCGTACGAAGAATGGATCTTGGGTTGATCTCATCTTGCAGGTTTCCACCCTACCTGGGGACACGTCAGCTTTTGAGCATTTCATTCATAAACACGGCAGCAAAACGTGGAGAATTGGCTTTGGAACCGGTGTTTGGAACTATACCAGTGTTGAGGAGGCAATTAAAGAACGACCCAAAGATTTTAACTTGGAGACTCCTGGTTTGCGCGATACGTGGCTCACCGCGTTCTCTGTATCTGGAGAGGCTTACTGGAGCGTTTTTCGATACTATGTGGACAATCCTGGCCCCTGGCTATTCCATTGCCATATTGAGCTTCATTTCATGGGTGGAATGGGTATTGCTATTTTGGACGGTGTTGATGCATGGCCAGAAAACATCCCAAGCGAGTATAAGCTCGACTAA
- the PKS1 gene encoding polyketide synthase (EggNog:ENOG41~antiSMASH:Cluster_6.9~SMCOG1021:malonyl CoA-acyl carrier protein transacylase), whose protein sequence is MLDLTSIMEHLTISQSSNEADSCRVFVFGDQSSFSLSNLQLLLLKKNNPYLASFTDRVNFALRQEIGRLTISERQWFPAFSSIQNLVARGLKKDKNAALDSTLTTIYQICCFINYFGDCQEIYPSGPNNYVSGLCIGTLAAAAVSSSKSLGELVKAGVDAVRVSLKVGLLAARTAALFGHQRSNGLSYWSYVVAESQFPLALAEKAIASYRDSSKVPPLSSPYVSAKGQNSWTISGPPETVQKFLESSQFLETPKSTPISVYAPYHAPHIFSAIDVEQILHDVGPVSDLSSKISFISSSSSGNTLGESCFRDMLYHAIESILVLPLDLRDAAANIQKTLKRASSTGHCAIYPVSTSVCPSFKASLSPELSKRVAIVDKIMESIIADAGLNSPRAVKPSDAKIAIIGMSGRFPEAADVEEFWNLLYQGLDVHRRVPEDRYNAELYYDASGKRKNTSKIMHGCWINEPGLFDAKFFNISPKEAEQSDPGQRLALVTAYEALEMAGVVADRTPSTQRDRVGVFYGMTSDDYREVSCGQNVDTYFIPGGNRAFTPGKVNYFFKYCGPSVSVDTACSSSLAAIHLACNSIWRNECDMAIAGGTNVMSNPDSFAGLDRGHFLSRTGNCNTFDDAADGYCRADAVGTVVLKRLEDAITDHDPILGVILGAHTNHSAESVSITRPHCGAQEEIFSKLLTESGVPPNQVSYIEMHGTGTQAGDATEMASVLSCFAPSTTRLPHESLYLGSAKANVGHSESASGVTALIKVLLMMEKNIIPPHCGIKGKINHKFPTDLEERNVHIAMTPTRWDRLDEFNNIRRAFVNNFSAAGGNTALIMEDYPELTMNSSRPDLRTAHLVTISAKSIPSLRGNLEKLRNFVKQQTGTDDFLSKLSYTTTARRMHHPFRVAIPAANCEQLLSALNDEIKRDAHKRSEETPVAFVFSGQGSQYSGIGQHLLHYTTFRKEIESYNILAQRHGFPSIMPLVNGSVDIDDLEPLVVQLGTTCVQMALASFWVSLGLRPVYVVGHSLGHYAALKVAGVLTASDTIYLVGMRARLLQEKCSRGSHEMLAIRSSVDQIQKYLDAKIHDVACINGPQDTVVSGRVDDIENLSQKLAASNIKATRVNVPFAFHSAQVDPILDQLESIASNLTFHSPHIPLGCPLLGKTFLAGESPTFEAKHIRDHCRDAVNFYGVLQSARDDGLISAKTAWVELGPHSVCSTLLKANLGQDITAVPSLMRNKDGWQVLATSLQTLYCKGLSINWDVYHEDFEACKEVLRLPAYSWDNKKYWIDYVYDWLLTRGDPPVQPVAPAPAPISTFSTASVHRIVNEIIDKERLNLTAECEFTSEKLHEVVFGHVVNGNRVCTSSLYTDFGVTLGTYVLQKYRQDLDGYSVDIQDMVVHKPLVHKDGPSMLLRINIDHDMTNSRMAKMSIYSIDSKGNKTTDHAQCKLHFERPKVWQENWDSTRYYVERSIEWLKQKADQGHYSRLSSGVIYKLFSSLVDYSNAYKGIQEAIVNAEDFEATGLVRFQVDEGTFQCNPMWVDSCGQLAGFLMNGHAKTPKDQVFINHGWKSFRAVRKFSKDKTYRTYVRMRPIEGTMYAGDVYIFDDEGIVAVCGDIKFQGISRKVLNNAMPPPKSANEGQPRSRPAPVKEIPATNIATVSLSPISRHTEIEPLKLDAALKSASAASAARDPMHSILKILSEEIGIPLASVQDDFVFADNGVDSLLSLKISGRFREELGLDLESSVFETCATVADLVAHLGYSTFSSDQSTDHSSVAEGVSATSDPVGTLTSSATTPPPRSLRESVSSSLCKDVCAILAEEIGVSTSEIMNDANLGELGMDSLMSLTVLGRLREELELELDDDFFVSYPDFSSFKSMFQPALPHEIEPDMSEELKQYRATSILLQGNPKTALYTLFLLPDGSGAAVSYGPIDAVGKDVCVYGLNCPWLKSANKLVQFGLKGLASLYIEEIQRRVPHGPYNLGGWSAGGICAYEAAIQLTRQGETVDRLIFLDSPNPIGLEKLPARLFDFINGLGLFGDGKAPDWLLDHFLAFIDALDEWKPVPWSEALDNKTPPPRTYILWAEDGVCKGIVERPEYRDDDPREMRWLLENRTNFGGNNWDVLLGERNLSIERIKDANHFTMLHKGKNTERVAAFIKNAFT, encoded by the exons atgCTGGACTTGACATCCATCATGGAGCATCTGACAATTAGCCAGTCCAGCAATGAAGCTGACTCCTGTcgagtttttgtttttggggACCAGAGCAGCTTCAGTCTGTCGAATTTacagctgcttcttcttaaaaaaaataatcctTACTTGGCATCGTTCACTGATCGAGTCAATTTCGCTCTGAGACAAGAGATAGGTCGACTTACAATATCAGAGCGCCAATGGTTTCCTGCTTTCTCCAGCATACAAAATCTTGTTGCTCGGGGATTAAAGAAGGATAAGAATGCAGCGCTGGACAGCACTTTGACGACAATTTATCAGATATGTTGCTTCATCAA CTATTTTGGAGACTGCCAAGAAATATACCCATCGGGCCCAAATAATTACGTCTCGGGACTATGTATTGGAACATTagctgcagccgctgtcAGTTCTTCAAAGTCGCTGGGTGAGCTGGTAAAAGCTGGAGTCGATGCTGTCCGCGTGTCATTAAAAGTAGGCCTCTTGGCTGCTCGAACAGCCGCTTTGTTCGGTCATCAGAGGTCCAACGGTCTCTCTTACTGGTCATACGTGGTTGCCGAGTCGCAATTTCCGCTGGCACTGGCTGAAAAGGCCATTGCATCCTATAGGGATAGCAGT AAAGTCCCGCCCCTGTCGTCGCCCTACGTTAGTGCCAAAGGCCAAAACTCCTGGACAATCAGTGGCCCTCCGGAAACTGTACAGAAATTTTTAGAGTCTTCACAATTTTTAGAGACACCAAAATCGACCCCTATCTCTGTGTATGCTCCGTACCATGCGCCACATATTTTCTCTGCCATAGACGTTGAGCAAATTCTGCATGATGTTGGGCCAGTTAGCGATCTTTCAAGCAAaatttctttcatttctAGCTCGTCGAGCGGCAATACTCTTGGCGAGAGTTGCTTCCGAGACATGCTGTACCATGCCATTGAAAGTATTCTCGTTCTGCCGCTGGACCTACGGGATGCAGCCGCGAACATACAGAAAACTCTTAAAAGAGCAAGCTCTACGGGCCACTGCGCCATATATCCAGTCTCAACCAGTGTCTGTCCGAGTTTCAAGGCGTCGTTGTCACCCGAGTTGTCAAAAAGGGTCGCGATAGTCGATAAGATCATGGAGAGTATAATTGCAGATGCCGGTTTAAACTCCCCAAGGGCAGTCAAACCAAGTGATGCCAAGATAGCAATCATTGGCATGTCTGGGAGGTttccagaagcagcagatgtCGAAGAATTCTGGAACCTTCTTTACCAAGGGCTCGACGTCCATCGACGTGTCCCAGAAGACAGATACAATGCAGAACTTTATTATGACGCATCAGGCAAACGCAAAAACACAAGCAAGATCATGCATGGATGTTGGATTAATGAGCCGGGGCTATTTGATGCAAAATTCTTCAACATCTCCCCAAAAGAGGCTGAACAGTCTGACCCTGGCCAACGTCTGGCTCTAGTAACAGCATATGAGGCTCTTGAAATGGCGGGTGTCGTTGCAGATAGGACACCATCAACCCAGCGAGATCGCGTTGGAGTATTCTATGGCATGACTAGCGACGACTACAGAGAGGTTAGCTGCGGGCAGAACGTCGACACTTATTTTATTCCAG GCGGGAATCGAGCATTCACCCCAGGGAAGGTTAACTATTTCTTCAAATATTGCGGCCCGTCGGTAAGCGTCGACACCGCCTG TTCATCCAGTCTTGCAGCAATCCACCTAGCCTGTAATTCGATTTGGCGGAATGAATGTGATATGGCGATCGCTGGCGGCACGAATGTCATGTCAAACCCTGACAGCTTTGCGGGGTTAGACCGTGGGCATTTTCTCTCGAGGACAG GCAACTGCAACACTTTTGACGATGCAGCTGATGGATACTGTCGCGCAGACGCGGTTGGCACCGTTGTTCTAAAGAGGCTCGAAGATGCAATCACAGACCATGACCCTATCCTTGGGGTCATTTTAGGCGCGCATACCAACCATTCTGCGGAGTCTGTTTCGATTACTAGACCTCACTGCGGAGCTCAAGAAGAGATCTTCTCCAAACTCCTCACTGAGTCTGGCGTTCCTCCTAATCAAGTCAGCTACATAGAAATGCACGGCACGGGCACACAAGCTGGCGATGCTACTGAGATGGCGTCCGTTCTCAGCTGTTTTGCTCCATCGACTACGCGACTGCCACATGAAAGCCTGTATTTGGGATCGGCGAAAGCCAATGTTGGGCATTCTGAATCTGCTTCTGGAGTTACAGCACtgattaaagttttattaatgaTGGAAAAAAACATCATCCCACCTCATTGTGGCATAAAAGGCAAAATTAATCATAAATTCCCGACCGATTTGGAAGAACGCAACGTGCACATAGCTATGACTCCAACGCGGTGGGATCGACTGGATGAATTCAACAACATTCGCCGTGCCTTTGTCAACaatttttctgctgctggtggcaaCACAGCGCTCATCATGGAAGACTATCCGGAGCTCACAATGAACTCATCACGCCCGGATCTTCGGACAGCCCACCTTGTGACAATATCGGCCAAGTCAATTCCATCTCTCAGGGGAAATTTAGAGAAGCTGAGAAATTTTGTTAAGCAGCAAACAGGTACAGATGATTTCCTGTCCAAGTTGTCTTATACAACTACGGCTCGGCGGATGCATCATCCATTCCGCGTTGCAATCCCAGCTGCAAATTGCGAGCAGCTGTTGAGCGCCCTGAACGACGAGATCAAACGAGACGCTCATAAGCGGTCCGAAGAAACACCTGtcgcttttgtttttagtgGCCAGGGATCACAGTATAGCGGGATAGGTCAGCATTTATTGCACTACACAACATTCCGCAAAGAAATCGAGTCTTACAACATTTTGGCTCAACGACATGGATTCCCTTCCATTATGCCTCTTGTCAATGGATCTGTCGACATTGACGACCTTGAGCCGCTCGTTGTCCAACTCGGTACTACTTGTGTGCAAATGGCTCTTGCGAGCTTTTGGGTATCATTAGGCCTGCGGCCAGTCTATGTGGTTGGTCATAGTCTAGGCCACTATGCCGCACTAAAAGTCGCTGGCGTCCTCACAGCAAGCGACACCATCTACCTTGTTGGCATGAGAGCTCGTCTCCTTCAGGAAAAGTGCAGTAGAGGAAGTCACGAGATGTTGGCAATCCGAAGTAGCGTGGATCAGATTCAGAAATATTTGGATGCAAAGATTCACGATGTTGCTTGCATCAATGGTCCACAAGATACTGTTGTCAGTGGCCGTGTAGACGACATCGAGAACCTGTCTCAAAAGCTTGCGGCTAGCAACATTAAAGCAACGAGAGTCAATGTCCCGTTTGCATTCCATTCAGCCCAAGTCGATCCTATATTAGATCAGCTCGAATCTATTGCATCTAATCTCACCTTTCACTCTCCACACATCCCTCTGGGTTGCCCTCTACTGGGTAAGACTTTCCTTGCGGGTGAGTCGCCGACTTTTGAAGCCAAGCATATCAGAGACCACTGCAGGGACGCCGTCAACTTTTATGGAGTTCTACAATCAGCTAGAGACGATGGTTTAATTTCCGCGAAAACAGCCTGGGTTGAGTTGGGCCCACACTCAGTGTGTTCAACGCTCCTGAAAGCCAATCTCGGCCAAGACATCACCGCCGTCCCTTCTCTGATGCGCAATAAAGATGGGTGGCAGGTCCTAGCCACGAGTCTCCAAACTTTGTATTGCAAGGGATTATCCATTAACTGGGATGTATATCACGAGGACTTTGAAGCTTGCAAAGAGGTATTGAGGCTGCCTGCCTACAGCTGGGATAACAAGAAGTACTGGATTGATTATGTGTATGATTGGCTACTCACACGAGGAGATCCTCCCGTACAACCAGTTGCCCCAGCACCAGCGCCTATTTCTACTTTCTCAACTGCCTCTGTGCATCGGATTGTCAATGAgattatagataaagagaGGCTTAATCTCACTGCAGAATGCGAATTTACAAGTGAGAAATTACATGAAGTGGTGTTCGGTCACGTTGTTAACGGTAATCGCGTTTGCACATCG TCATTATACACAGATTTTGGTGTGACTTTGGGCACGTATGTCCTTCAAAAATATCGTCAGGATCTTGATGGCTACTCAGTAGATATCCAGGATATGGTTGTTCACAAACCTCTAGTCCACAAAGACGGTCCATCTATGCTCCTGAGGATTAATATCGACCACGACATGACTAATAGCAGAATGGCAAAAATGTCTATATATAGTATAGATTCTAAGGGAAACAAGACAACCGACCATGCTCAATGCAAACTGCATTTCGAACGACCAAAAGTCTGGCAAGAAAACTGGGATAGTACTCGATACTACGTCGAACGAAGCATCGAGTGGCTCAAACAAAAGGCTGATCAAGGTCACTATAGCCGCCTCTCTTCTGGCGTTATATACAAACTTTTCTCCAGTTTAGTCGACTATAGCAACGCTTACAAGGGTATCCAAGAAGCTATTGTTAATGCCGAGGACTTTGAAGCCACCGGCTTAGTCCGGTTTCAAGTTGATGAGGGCACCTTTCAGTGCAACCCTATGTGGGTGGATAGCTGTGGGCAGCTTGCTGGTTTCCTAATGAACGGGCATGCAAAGACTCCAAAAGACCAGGTTTTTATCAACCATGGCTGGAAATCTTTTAGGGCCGTAAGAAAATTCAGCAAAGACAAGACCTATCGCACCTATGTCAGGATGCGGCCAATCGAAGGTACGATGTATGCCGGAGATGTTTACatctttgatgatgaaggcatTGTCGCAGTCTGTGGCGATATCAAA TTCCAAGGTATTTCCCGCAAGGTATTGAACAACGCAATGCCGCCACCGAAATCTGCGAACGAGGGTCAACCCCGTTCTCGTCCTGCGCCAGTTAAAGAAATTCCCGCGACAAATATAGCTACCGTATCATTAAGTCCTATCTCTCGTCATACTGAAATTGAACCTCTAAAACTCGATGCGGCTTTGAAATCGGCGTCTGCTGCGTCTGCTGCAAGAGATCCTATGCACTCTATTCTCAAAATCCTGTCTGAGGAGATTGGCATTCCTTTGGCCAGTGTCCAGGATGACTTCGTCTTTGCAGACAACGGAGTTGActcgcttctttctctcaagATTTCTGGACGATTTCGCGAAGAGCTTGGTCTCGACCTTGAATCATCAGTGTTCGAAACTTGCGCAACGGTTGCTGACCTTGTTGCCCACCTTGGCTACAGTACTTTCTCATCTGATCAGTCCACTGACCATTCAAGTGTGGCCGAAGGCGTCTCCGCGACAAGCGACCCTGTCGGAACCCTGACGAGCAGCGCCACTACGCCTCCGCCTCGTAGTCTGCGAGAATCTGTATCTTCCAGCTTGTGCAAAGACGTATGCGCTATCCTGGCAGAAGAGATTGGTGTGTCTACGAGCGAGATCATGAATGATGCTAATCTTGGTGAACTGGGCATGGATTCGCTTATGTCACTGACTGTGCTTGGCCGTCTTCGCGAGGAGCTAGAACTTGAGCTCGATGATGACTTTTTCGTTTCTTATCCCGACTTTAGTTCTTTCAAGTCAATGTTCCAGCCAGCTCTTCCGCACGAAATTGAGCCAGATATGTCTGAAGAGCTGAAACAATATCGCGCAACTTCAATTCTCTTACAAGGAAATCCGAAGACTGCTCTCTATACACTGTTTCTCCTCCCAGACGGTTCCGGCGCTGCAGTTTCATACGGACCCATCGATGCTGTTGGCAAAGATGTTTGTGTATACGGGCTCAACTGCCCTTGGCTTAAATCTGCTAACAAGCTGGTCCAGTTTGGTCTCAAGGGTTTGGCTTCGCTATACATTGAAGAGATTCAACGCAGGGTTCCACACGGACCTTACAACCTAGGCGGTTGGTCTGCAGGAGGCATTTGTGCTTATGAAGCAGCAATTCAACTTACAAGGCAAGGAGAAACCGTCGATCGTCTCATTTTCCTTGACTCTCCCAATCCAATCGGTCTAGAGAAGCTTCCCGCACGGCTATTTGACTTCATCAACGGCTTGGGCCTCTTTGGGGATGGCAAAGCACCGGATTGGCTACTAGACCATTTTCTCGCATTTATTGATGCGCTTGACGAATGGAAGCCAGTGCCGTGGTCTGAAGCTTTGGATAACAAAACACCACCGCCGCGTACATACATCCTATGGGCCGAAGATGGTGTCTGCAAGGGCATTGTTGAACGCCCAGAGTACAGAGATGATGACCCGCGGGAAATGCGGTGGCTGCTTGAGAACCGAACCAACTTTGGCGGCAATAACTGGGACGTTTTGCTCGGCGAGAGAAATCTGTCGATTGAACGCATAAAGGATGCGAATCATTTTACAATGTTACACAAGGGTAAAAACACAGAGCGCGTGGCGGCTTTTATCAAGAATGCATTCACATGA
- a CDS encoding uncharacterized protein (antiSMASH:Cluster_6.9~SMCOG1092:hypothetical protein): MKRKIAKIVEDPGKRDRLTPFPDALYAKRPVCCANYYEIFNQDNVDIVNYQKTPFVGITEKGIQTEEKLYELDVIIYATGLETDGSWSTIGISGPNQTLEQHWVEGATSYLGVSEAGFPNFFMIVGPQSAVANMSPLIEGQVNFISGLISKAETLIKENEANRDKKIIITATQEAENDYMKECRSLAKGSIYYKDKSFLFADNHTSRKSSQGRNVP; encoded by the coding sequence ATGAAACGAAAAATAGCCAAGATTGTGGAAGATCCTGGGAAACGCGACAGGCTTACGCCATTCCCAGATGCGCTATATGCCAAACGACCTGTCTGCTGCGCAAATTACTATGAAATATTTAACCAAGATAACGTCGATATTGTTAATTATCAAAAGACGCCCTTTGTTGGAATTACCGAAAAGGGTATTCAAACTGAGGAAAAGCTTTACGAGTTGGATGTTATCATCTATGCAACTGGTCTTGAAACCGATGGCAGCTGGTCCACCATTGGCATTAGTGGCCCTAATCAGACATTGGAACAGCACTGGGTTGAAGGAGCAACTTCATATTTAGGAGTATCGGAAGCAGGATTTCCCAACTTCTTTATGATTGTAGGGCCTCAGTCAGCAGTTGCTAACATGTCTCCATTAATTGAGGGTCAAGTCAACTTCATCTCAGGGCTGATATCAAAGGCTGagactttaataaaagagaatGAAGCAAACAGAGATaagaaaattattattactgctactcAAGAAGCGGAGAACGATTACATGAAAGAATGTCGATCCCTTGCAAAAGGAAGCATATATTACAAAGATAAATCATTTCTCTTTGCCGATAACCATACTTCTAGGAAGTCAAGCCAAGGGAGAAATGTTCCTTAG
- a CDS encoding uncharacterized protein (EggNog:ENOG41~antiSMASH:Cluster_6.9), with amino-acid sequence MAISDSLPLQPQQLLCLTITAYRKPGLSETEYRDYMTKVHAPLVSGLMKEYGIVRYNMTHNDSQSRPLLFQLYDPEFSKLSDYDCIVQFVFRNMEDFLRMKADPRFLEKVAPDHKNFADTQRSTMTIGYFEEFLDNGEIVPK; translated from the exons ATGGCTATCTCAGACTCGCTTCCGCTCCAGCCCCAGCAGTTGTTATGTCTCACTATCACTGCATATCGCAAACCTGGACTCAGTGAAACTGAGTACCGAGATTACATGACTAAGGTCCATGCACCCTTAGTTAGCGGCCTTATGAAAGAATATGGAATTGTGCGGTACAACATG ACCCATAACGACAGTCAGAGTCGGCCATTGCTTTTCCAGCTCTACGACCCTGAGTTCTCGAAACTTTCTGACTATGACTGTATTGTGCAATTTGTATTCCGAAACATGGAAGACTTTCTACGCATGAAGGCTGATCCTCGGTTCTTGGAGAAAGTTGCTCCTGACCACAAAAACTTTGCCGACACTCAAAGGTCAAC CATGACTATTGGCTACTTCGAAGAGTTTCTGGATAACGGAGAGATCGTACCgaaataa